A genomic stretch from Haloferax sp. Atlit-12N includes:
- a CDS encoding dihydroneopterin aldolase family protein encodes MVTDPQTACFEAGIKFGTLYHQFAGTPVSPDSARSLERAMAEAIENQPYCESVSVHILDDALDAELADSAADYTELTGRFMEVEMEIDYEGVRVRTRMDMEDGYPLMKLVSVE; translated from the coding sequence ATGGTCACAGACCCGCAGACGGCCTGCTTCGAGGCGGGCATCAAGTTCGGGACGCTCTACCACCAGTTCGCCGGCACGCCGGTCTCGCCCGACAGCGCCCGGAGCCTCGAACGGGCCATGGCCGAGGCCATCGAGAACCAACCATACTGCGAGTCGGTCTCTGTGCACATCCTCGACGATGCGCTGGACGCCGAACTCGCCGATTCGGCCGCCGACTACACGGAACTCACGGGGCGGTTCATGGAAGTCGAGATGGAAATCGACTACGAGGGCGTGCGCGTCCGGACGCGCATGGATATGGAAGACGGCTACCCGCTGATGAAGCTCGTGTCGGTCGAATGA
- a CDS encoding rhamnogalacturonan acetylesterase, protein MSSESITVHLVGDSTMADKEANERPETGWGMPFADRFDDAVAVANHARNGRSTRTFLEEGRWRPVVRQLTETDYVFVQFGHNDEVPSKEQHTTEAAFVDNLGKFVSETREQGATPVLLTSIARRHFDDDGVPKDTHREYADLTRTVARDRDVPFIDMDERTRSILAELGPEASTALYNHLEPGEHPNYPDGIVDDTHFSEHGARRMADLVLDGVEELDLGLAAHVESDER, encoded by the coding sequence ATGTCGTCCGAGTCGATTACCGTCCATCTCGTCGGGGACTCCACCATGGCCGATAAGGAGGCGAACGAGCGCCCCGAAACCGGCTGGGGAATGCCCTTCGCCGACCGCTTCGACGACGCCGTCGCAGTGGCGAATCACGCCCGAAACGGCCGGAGCACTCGCACGTTTCTGGAGGAGGGCCGCTGGCGTCCCGTCGTCCGCCAGTTGACCGAGACCGACTACGTGTTCGTCCAGTTCGGCCACAACGACGAGGTGCCGTCGAAAGAACAGCACACGACCGAGGCGGCGTTCGTCGATAACCTCGGGAAGTTCGTCAGCGAGACGCGCGAGCAAGGGGCGACACCCGTGTTGCTCACGTCTATCGCGCGCCGTCACTTCGACGACGACGGCGTCCCGAAAGACACCCACCGCGAGTACGCCGACCTGACGAGAACCGTCGCGCGCGACCGCGACGTCCCGTTTATCGACATGGACGAGCGAACACGGTCGATCTTGGCGGAACTCGGCCCCGAAGCGTCGACGGCGCTCTACAACCATCTGGAGCCGGGCGAACATCCGAACTATCCGGACGGAATCGTCGACGACACGCACTTCAGCGAGCACGGAGCGCGCCGCATGGCCGACTTAGTGCTCGACGGGGTCGAAGAACTGGACCTCGGACTGGCCGCCCACGTCGAGTCTGACGAGCGCTGA
- a CDS encoding single-stranded DNA binding protein gives MGVIREVYDDLDTDVEFEKFEAAVNDKVEQMGGLADEETAAMLIAHELRDEEVNGIADIEPGMEDVKFLAKVVSIGEVRTFERDGEDEDGQVVNIEVADETGRIRVSLWDEMAAGAKENLEVGTVLRIGGRPKDGYNGVEVSASKVEEDLDAEVDVQVLDTYRVEDLALGLSDVNLEGKILDTGTIRTFDRDDGTEGRVSNLSVGDPTGRIRVTLWDERADLAEELETGQSVEVVDGYVRERDGSLELHVGSRGAVEVIDEDIEYVPETTDIESLELGQTVDIAGGVIEADGKRTFDRDDGSEGQVRNIRVKDGTGDIRVALWGEKADADVDLADYVVITDVEIKDGWQEDLEASAGWRSSVTVMDEAPEGAAGTDAGDSAPSPPSDQGLGAFSGGGSSGGSSESSGSSDDTSAANGGSSSDATATESAGESVEFTGTVVQAGTPVILDDGTQTKTVDTDADLGLGDEVTVSGTETDGRISAETVEVHTGAQR, from the coding sequence ATGGGCGTCATTCGGGAGGTCTACGACGACCTCGACACCGATGTCGAGTTCGAGAAGTTCGAGGCGGCAGTCAACGACAAGGTCGAACAGATGGGCGGCCTCGCCGACGAGGAGACGGCGGCGATGCTCATCGCCCACGAACTGCGCGACGAGGAGGTCAACGGCATCGCCGACATCGAACCCGGCATGGAGGACGTGAAGTTCCTCGCTAAGGTCGTCAGCATCGGCGAGGTTCGGACGTTCGAACGCGACGGCGAGGACGAAGACGGGCAGGTCGTCAACATCGAGGTGGCCGACGAGACCGGCCGCATCCGCGTCTCGCTGTGGGACGAGATGGCCGCCGGCGCGAAGGAGAACCTCGAAGTCGGCACCGTCCTCCGCATCGGCGGTCGTCCGAAAGACGGCTACAACGGCGTCGAAGTCAGCGCGAGCAAGGTCGAAGAGGACCTCGACGCCGAGGTCGACGTGCAGGTGCTCGACACATACCGCGTCGAGGACCTCGCACTCGGCCTCTCGGACGTGAACCTCGAAGGCAAGATTCTGGACACCGGCACCATCCGGACGTTCGACCGCGACGACGGCACCGAGGGCCGCGTCTCGAACCTCTCGGTCGGTGACCCGACCGGTCGCATCCGCGTCACGCTCTGGGACGAGCGGGCGGACCTCGCCGAGGAACTCGAAACCGGCCAGTCTGTCGAAGTCGTCGACGGCTACGTCCGCGAGCGCGACGGCTCGCTCGAACTCCACGTCGGTTCCCGTGGCGCGGTCGAAGTCATCGACGAGGACATCGAGTACGTCCCCGAGACGACCGATATCGAGTCGCTCGAACTCGGCCAGACGGTGGACATCGCCGGCGGCGTCATCGAGGCCGACGGCAAGCGCACCTTCGACCGCGACGACGGCTCCGAGGGACAGGTCCGCAACATCCGTGTCAAGGACGGCACCGGCGACATCCGGGTCGCCCTCTGGGGCGAGAAGGCCGACGCCGACGTCGACCTCGCGGACTACGTCGTCATCACCGACGTGGAGATAAAAGACGGCTGGCAGGAGGACCTCGAAGCCTCCGCAGGCTGGCGGTCGTCGGTCACCGTGATGGACGAAGCCCCCGAGGGCGCGGCCGGGACCGATGCCGGCGATTCGGCACCCAGTCCGCCGAGCGACCAAGGTCTCGGCGCGTTCTCCGGCGGCGGGTCGTCCGGCGGTTCGTCCGAGTCGTCCGGTTCGTCCGACGACACGTCCGCCGCGAACGGCGGGTCCTCGTCGGACGCGACAGCGACCGAGTCCGCCGGCGAGTCGGTCGAGTTCACCGGGACGGTCGTGCAGGCCGGGACCCCGGTCATCCTCGACGACGGCACGCAGACCAAGACCGTCGACACCGACGCCGACCTCGGCCTCGGCGACGAGGTGACGGTCTCCGGCACGGAGACCGACGGCCGCATCAGCGCCGAGACGGTCGAAGTTCACACCGGCGCACAGCGTTGA
- a CDS encoding histone deacetylase: MQFGYSETCLDHDTGPRHPETADRLRAIRRGLAKRHGVEYIDAPPAEKSTVAAVHEDGYVDEFHDFCRDGGGNWDPDTVAVEASWDAALTSAGLAEWAARAALDGDDGRDTPFSLGRPPGHHAVEDDAMGFCFFNNAAVAAQAVIDDGLAERVAIFDWDVHHGNGTQDIFYDRGDVFYTSIHEDGLYPGTGEVEEAGEGDGEGTTLNVPLHAGAGDADYVYSFDEAVAPAVERFDPDLFIVSAGFDAHRHDPISRMRVSTEGYAMLTECVQDLCEATDAAIAFVLEGGYGLDTLSEGVATVHETFDGRIAMEPDEDPDEKNVELVDEVRAAHGLGAK, encoded by the coding sequence ATGCAATTCGGCTACAGCGAAACGTGTCTCGACCACGACACCGGGCCGCGACACCCCGAGACGGCTGACCGCCTCCGCGCGATACGACGCGGGTTGGCGAAGCGCCACGGCGTCGAGTACATCGATGCGCCCCCCGCCGAGAAATCCACCGTCGCGGCCGTCCACGAAGACGGCTACGTCGACGAGTTCCACGACTTCTGTCGCGACGGCGGCGGTAACTGGGACCCCGACACCGTCGCCGTCGAGGCGTCGTGGGACGCCGCGCTCACCTCCGCCGGCCTCGCGGAGTGGGCCGCCCGCGCCGCGCTCGACGGCGACGACGGCCGCGACACGCCGTTCTCGCTCGGTCGCCCGCCGGGCCACCACGCCGTCGAGGACGACGCCATGGGCTTTTGCTTCTTCAACAACGCCGCCGTCGCCGCGCAGGCGGTCATCGACGACGGCCTCGCCGAGCGCGTCGCCATCTTCGACTGGGACGTCCACCACGGCAACGGCACGCAGGACATCTTCTACGACCGCGGCGACGTGTTCTACACGTCCATCCACGAGGACGGCCTCTACCCCGGCACGGGCGAGGTCGAAGAGGCCGGCGAGGGCGACGGCGAGGGGACCACTCTCAACGTCCCGCTCCACGCCGGCGCGGGCGACGCCGACTACGTCTACTCGTTCGACGAGGCGGTCGCCCCCGCAGTCGAGCGGTTCGACCCCGACCTGTTCATCGTGAGCGCCGGCTTCGACGCCCACCGCCACGACCCCATCTCGCGGATGCGCGTCTCGACCGAGGGCTACGCGATGCTCACCGAGTGCGTCCAGGACCTCTGTGAGGCGACCGACGCCGCCATCGCCTTCGTCCTCGAAGGCGGCTACGGCCTCGACACGCTCTCCGAGGGCGTCGCGACCGTCCACGAGACGTTCGACGGCCGCATCGCGATGGAACCCGACGAAGACCCCGACGAGAAGAACGTCGAACTAGTCGACGAGGTGCGCGCCGCTCACGGTCTCGGCGCGAAGTAG
- a CDS encoding histone: MSVELPFAPVDAIIRQNAGELRVSAGAAEALARRIQDHGAELAIDAADRATADGRKTLMAEDFGVQQVVGRDELLLPIAPIDRIARLRIDDRYRVAMDARIALADILEDYAVNVAGAAVKLAHHADRRTVQSEDIETYFSLFE; encoded by the coding sequence ATGAGTGTCGAGCTACCGTTCGCCCCGGTAGACGCGATTATCCGGCAGAACGCAGGTGAGTTGCGAGTGAGCGCGGGCGCCGCCGAGGCGCTCGCCCGCCGGATTCAGGACCACGGCGCAGAACTCGCGATAGACGCCGCCGACCGGGCGACGGCGGACGGTCGTAAGACGTTGATGGCCGAGGACTTCGGCGTCCAGCAGGTCGTCGGCCGCGACGAACTCCTCCTCCCTATCGCCCCCATCGACCGCATCGCTCGCCTCCGAATCGACGACCGCTACCGCGTCGCGATGGACGCTCGAATCGCCCTGGCCGATATCCTCGAGGACTACGCCGTCAACGTGGCGGGCGCCGCCGTCAAACTCGCCCACCACGCCGACCGGCGGACGGTCCAATCCGAGGACATCGAGACCTACTTCTCCCTCTTCGAATAA
- a CDS encoding NUDIX domain-containing protein produces the protein MTRPRSAARGLVVRDGELLTIRYRTDGEDWYVAPGGGQQRGELLTETVRREVYEETGYEVTVGSLAYVREFVPSTHYEGSGDDHQVDHFFWCERVSDEPDEPTARDSVQAGVRWLSLDELGGVRFFPGPLGDRLGDRLSDGDSGEMGDGNDAVYLGDVD, from the coding sequence ATGACTCGGCCGCGAAGCGCCGCCCGCGGACTCGTCGTCCGCGACGGCGAACTCCTGACGATTCGGTACCGCACCGACGGCGAGGACTGGTACGTCGCGCCCGGCGGCGGCCAGCAGCGCGGTGAGTTGCTCACGGAGACGGTCCGCCGGGAAGTGTACGAGGAGACCGGATACGAGGTCACCGTCGGGTCGCTCGCGTACGTCAGGGAGTTCGTGCCATCGACACACTACGAAGGCAGCGGCGACGACCATCAAGTGGACCACTTCTTCTGGTGCGAGCGGGTGAGCGACGAGCCGGACGAACCGACAGCTCGGGATTCTGTTCAGGCGGGCGTACGGTGGCTCTCCCTCGACGAACTCGGCGGAGTCCGGTTCTTCCCCGGCCCGCTCGGCGACCGGCTCGGCGACCGACTCAGCGATGGCGACTCCGGCGAGATGGGCGACGGAAACGACGCGGTCTACCTCGGCGACGTGGACTGA
- a CDS encoding DUF309 domain-containing protein: MDDSLRAGVAIYNAGAYRAAHGAWETKWLSLERGGDDERFLHGLIQFTAAVHHARDGNESGAVGLARSAQEYLDGLADDYRGVDIAEVRAFLARLEDDPAVANDPLALRLDERVVTYDDLDFDAVVVAAETLAEELDGYDESVVADAVGYAREEVADGAQTQFTAMVFDFVRNEAQRGLVFQRLSEHVSRRRRREDDVSDLFE, from the coding sequence ATGGACGATTCGCTTCGCGCAGGCGTCGCCATCTACAACGCGGGCGCGTACCGAGCGGCCCACGGCGCGTGGGAGACGAAGTGGCTCTCGCTCGAACGCGGGGGCGACGACGAGCGGTTCCTCCACGGGCTCATCCAGTTCACCGCGGCAGTACACCACGCCCGCGATGGCAACGAATCGGGCGCGGTCGGCCTCGCCCGAAGCGCGCAGGAGTACCTCGACGGCCTCGCAGACGACTACCGCGGCGTCGACATCGCCGAGGTCCGGGCGTTTCTCGCGCGCCTCGAAGACGACCCCGCCGTCGCCAACGACCCGCTGGCGCTCCGACTCGACGAGCGGGTCGTCACGTACGACGACCTCGATTTCGATGCGGTCGTCGTCGCGGCCGAGACGCTCGCGGAAGAACTGGACGGCTACGACGAGTCAGTCGTCGCCGACGCGGTCGGGTACGCCCGCGAGGAGGTCGCCGACGGGGCGCAGACGCAGTTCACGGCGATGGTGTTCGACTTCGTTCGCAACGAGGCACAGCGCGGGCTGGTGTTTCAGCGGTTGAGCGAGCACGTCAGCCGACGGCGACGGCGCGAAGACGACGTGAGCGACCTGTTCGAGTGA
- the azf gene encoding NAD-dependent glucose-6-phosphate dehydrogenase, producing the protein MDQPVLLTGAGGRVGQAILGHIGDAYDWRLLDREPLSDEKIPDSVDSTDVYVADVTDEAAVRNAMDGVEAVIHLAGDPRPEAPWDSVLRNNIDGTQQMFDAAVDTGVEKFAFASSNHAVGAYETMDRTPDMYRPHHEFRLDGTELPRPSNLYGVSKAAGETLGRYYHDHHDISVVNVRIGNLTQHHPPKEYERGQAMWLSYRDCAHLFECCIEADYDYEIVYGISDNDRKYYSIDRARAVLGYDPQDNSAEFTFEGEPLDEA; encoded by the coding sequence ATGGACCAGCCGGTTTTGCTGACGGGGGCTGGCGGGCGCGTCGGTCAGGCGATACTAGGGCACATCGGCGACGCCTACGACTGGCGGCTACTGGACCGCGAGCCACTCTCCGACGAGAAGATTCCAGACTCGGTCGACTCCACGGACGTGTACGTCGCCGACGTCACCGACGAGGCCGCCGTGCGAAACGCCATGGACGGCGTCGAGGCCGTCATCCACCTCGCGGGCGACCCGCGTCCCGAAGCGCCGTGGGACAGCGTCCTGCGGAACAACATCGACGGCACCCAACAGATGTTCGACGCCGCCGTCGATACGGGCGTCGAGAAGTTCGCGTTCGCCTCCTCGAACCACGCCGTCGGGGCGTACGAGACGATGGACCGGACGCCCGACATGTACCGCCCGCACCACGAGTTCCGACTCGACGGGACGGAACTGCCGCGCCCGAGTAACCTCTACGGCGTGAGCAAGGCCGCCGGCGAGACGCTCGGTCGGTACTACCACGACCACCACGACATCTCGGTCGTGAACGTCCGAATCGGCAATCTCACTCAGCACCATCCGCCGAAGGAGTACGAGCGCGGACAGGCGATGTGGCTGTCGTACCGCGACTGCGCGCACCTCTTCGAGTGCTGTATCGAGGCCGACTACGACTACGAAATCGTCTACGGCATCTCCGACAACGACCGCAAGTACTACTCTATCGACCGCGCCCGCGCGGTGCTCGGTTACGACCCGCAGGACAACTCCGCCGAGTTCACCTTCGAGGGCGAACCGCTGGACGAGGCCTGA
- a CDS encoding RNA-guided endonuclease TnpB family protein encodes MKRVNTFKVVPQTENDKECLLRLLDASASLWNELTYERRQNYFGDGDVWDTSEYRGRYNGVIGSATVQQVTRKNSEAWRSFFALKEKGEYANPPSYWGNEEDGRELRTYIRCNQYTIEWGKRSRLEIPVGQELKDEYGLGYHERLRLEVRGNPKWDGKQGRLELEYDEVSDTFRAFQPVTVPDSRLDSPLASEEAALDVGANNLVACSTTTGNQYLYDGRELFGRFRETTDEIARLQSKLREGRYSSKRIRRLYRQRTKRRDHAQNALVLDLVERLYDEGVATVYVGDLTDVLKTHWSVRVNEKTHNFWAFKKFIHRLACVCEEYGISLEAESEAWTSQTCPECGDHEKTVRHEDTLTCPCGFEGHADLTASETFLRENSNCELRPMARPVRFEWDDHDWSGEPYPHESPKEVRTNPQVASVGR; translated from the coding sequence ATGAAGCGCGTCAACACCTTCAAGGTCGTGCCACAGACCGAGAACGACAAAGAGTGCCTCCTACGGCTACTCGATGCATCCGCTTCTCTGTGGAACGAACTGACCTACGAACGTCGTCAGAACTACTTCGGTGACGGCGACGTGTGGGACACTTCCGAGTACCGAGGACGCTACAACGGTGTCATCGGAAGCGCGACTGTCCAACAGGTCACGCGCAAGAACAGCGAAGCGTGGCGGTCGTTCTTCGCCCTCAAGGAGAAAGGCGAGTACGCCAACCCACCGTCGTACTGGGGCAACGAGGAGGACGGACGCGAACTCCGTACCTACATCCGATGCAACCAGTACACGATTGAGTGGGGGAAACGTAGCCGTCTCGAAATCCCTGTCGGGCAAGAACTGAAAGACGAATACGGACTCGGCTACCACGAACGACTCCGCCTCGAAGTCCGAGGCAACCCGAAGTGGGACGGCAAACAGGGTCGTCTGGAACTTGAGTACGACGAGGTTAGCGACACGTTCAGGGCTTTTCAACCAGTCACCGTACCTGATTCTCGACTGGATTCACCACTGGCTTCGGAAGAAGCCGCCCTCGACGTTGGAGCGAACAATCTCGTCGCGTGTTCCACGACTACTGGGAACCAGTACCTCTACGACGGTCGTGAGTTGTTCGGACGGTTCCGCGAGACGACAGACGAAATCGCCCGCCTCCAGTCAAAACTTCGAGAGGGTCGCTACTCCTCGAAGCGGATTCGACGGCTGTACCGACAGCGGACGAAGCGTCGTGACCATGCACAGAACGCGCTGGTGCTCGACCTCGTTGAACGGCTGTACGACGAGGGCGTGGCGACGGTGTACGTGGGCGACCTGACAGACGTGCTGAAAACGCACTGGTCGGTCAGGGTGAACGAGAAGACGCACAACTTCTGGGCGTTCAAGAAGTTCATCCACCGTCTCGCGTGCGTCTGTGAGGAGTACGGCATCAGCCTCGAAGCCGAGTCGGAAGCGTGGACGAGTCAGACGTGTCCCGAGTGTGGCGACCACGAGAAGACGGTTCGCCACGAGGATACGCTGACGTGTCCATGTGGCTTCGAGGGGCACGCCGACCTCACGGCGTCAGAGACGTTCCTTCGGGAAAACAGCAATTGCGAACTCAGGCCGATGGCACGGCCCGTGCGATTCGAGTGGGACGACCACGACTGGTCGGGGGAACCATACCCTCACGAAAGTCCCAAAGAAGTGCGCACGAACCCGCAAGTTGCCTCCGTGGGTCGGTAG
- the tnpA gene encoding IS200/IS605-like element ISHla16 family transposase: MVKSTRHAKYELYYHIVFVPKYRRSHLTGKTKERLESIFAEICEDKGLELAESEVMPDHVHLFIGSPPKNAPSLIVNWVKGISARKYNQRYDDRVKWTRSYYVGTAGSASKGAVERYIAEQEGDDA, translated from the coding sequence ATGGTGAAGAGTACCCGTCACGCGAAATACGAACTCTACTACCACATAGTGTTCGTGCCGAAATATCGGCGTTCGCACCTGACGGGGAAGACGAAGGAACGTCTCGAATCCATCTTCGCGGAAATATGTGAGGACAAGGGCCTCGAACTGGCCGAGTCCGAGGTCATGCCCGACCACGTACACCTGTTCATCGGGAGTCCACCGAAGAACGCCCCGTCGCTCATCGTCAACTGGGTGAAGGGCATCTCCGCCCGCAAGTACAACCAGCGGTACGACGACCGCGTGAAGTGGACTCGTTCGTACTACGTCGGTACGGCGGGGAGCGCATCGAAAGGCGCTGTCGAACGCTACATCGCTGAACAGGAGGGTGACGACGCATGA
- a CDS encoding DUF5790 family protein, giving the protein MSQSTLGDDDLFGEAAAEMRADVEEHLDEARSALPDPDDVWDAEADNVLGVLNGLRSSLDVEGAAEHVRQAKKWYVIGQRAEAFDDPEDLEAAIEELQDLIEMVEEAHELVGELTNTMPQLRGALTDAAEAAEAAEAADADEEDEEEE; this is encoded by the coding sequence ATGAGTCAAAGCACGCTCGGCGACGACGACCTGTTCGGAGAGGCGGCGGCGGAGATGCGCGCCGACGTCGAGGAGCACCTCGACGAGGCCCGGTCGGCGCTGCCCGACCCGGACGACGTGTGGGACGCGGAGGCCGACAACGTCCTCGGCGTTCTCAATGGGCTCCGCTCCTCGCTCGACGTCGAGGGCGCGGCCGAACACGTCCGACAGGCCAAGAAGTGGTACGTCATCGGCCAGCGCGCCGAGGCGTTCGACGACCCCGAGGACCTCGAAGCGGCAATCGAGGAGCTTCAGGACCTCATCGAGATGGTCGAGGAGGCCCACGAACTCGTCGGGGAACTCACCAACACGATGCCGCAGCTTCGCGGCGCACTCACCGACGCCGCGGAGGCGGCGGAGGCGGCGGAAGCGGCCGACGCGGACGAGGAAGACGAAGAAGAGGAGTAA